In the Natrinema sp. CBA1119 genome, GCGGCGATCGGGTGACCGTCCCGCCGGGCGACGTAGGCCGCGTAGGAGTGTACGGGGTTGTCGAACCGCCAGCGATAGAACGCCGCAGTCCGGTTCGTGTGGATCGCTTCGGGAATCGACCGTCGATAGATCGCCGCGAGCGTCTCTGCCGGCGGCGTCTCGTAGTACTCGACTTCGAGTTCGGAATCGGATTCGACGAGCAACCGATCGCTGGCACGCTGGGAGGTCGCGATGGCGTCCTCGAGCGTGTCCGTGACGGCGGTGGCCGGACCGTCGTCAGTCGGCTGGGCGTCAGTAACGTCTCTCCTCGGCCCGGCGTTGATCCGGTCCCCAAGGGCGCTGATGGGGTTTTGTGGCCGGTAGTAGGCCGGCACCGTCCCGATCTCCCGCCAGCCGTGCGCCAGGTTGCCGGGCTTCGAGTTCTCGTTCGGGAAATTGAAGAAAAACGACGGTTCCCCGTCGGTGTAGCGCTCGATGGCCCGTTCGTTCATGCGACCGAACAGGCCGCGCCCGCGATGATCCGGGTGAACCATCGTATCGCAGGGCTGGAACGCGGACCGGACGACCCCGCCGATGCGCATCTCCTGGGCGAAAAACGACCGAAACCCGACTGGGACGCCGTCCTCGATCGCCACGAGGATCGGGACGTGATCGACGTACGGGTTCTCGCTGAACTTCCAGCGAAACCAGTCCGCGTTCCGCTGGTGGCCGAACACTGATTCGTACAGTGACAGGAACGCCGATCGGTCATCGGATTCGAACGCGCGGACGGTGTATCTCGTCGCCGTTCGTTTGCGTGTACTCATGGTGGTGGCCGTTTCACGGCTGTCTGCAGGTCGACCGAGAGATGTCCCGCAATGCGGTCGTGATAATCTGCTATTCCCGTCGGAGTGGAATGGTGGTTTGCCCTGAATACGCCGATCCGACAGGTCGTGAATTACTCGATTGATTCGACTAGTAATCGGTCCGCTCGAGCCGACGAACAGCGGATCTCGAGCGGTCAAGAACTCGATACGATCGTCGCTCCATCCGTCTCGAGACTCGGCGTTCCGTCGATCGCACTCCGATCGGTCGTATTCCGATTGGTCGTATTCCGGTCGATCGTGCGGTACTCGATCGGCCTCACCAACGCTCGGCGACAGTCCCGTCCTCGCCGACCGCGACCGCCCGCTCGCCGTCCGCATCGACCGAGACGGCCAGCAGCGACTCGGGTGCACGCGTGTCGACCTCTTCCCACTCGGCCTCGACCCGCTCGTGGATCACTCCGTCCGCGTCGCAGACGATCGTTTCCCCCTCGCGGCGAGCGATGCCACAGATAGCTTCCTCGCCGACCCGCTCGGGCGTCCACGTCGAGCCGCCGTAGCGGTGGACGACGCCATCGTCGGCGCTCACCAGACAGTCGCCCCGCCCCAGCGTCGCGAGGTTCTCGAGCGTCCCGCCGGCCCCGACGGGCCCGATGCGATCGAAGGAATCGCCGCCGTCAGTCGTCTCGAAGACAGCATCGTTCGTATCGCAGCAGTAGCCAATCGACGCGTCGGCGAGGGCGATTCCGCTCAGGCTCGAGCCGCTGCCGGGTGTGACGGGCTCGTCCCACGAACACTCGTCGTCGCGATAGCGCCCGCGGAGGACTTCGCCGGAGCCGTTGATCAGCAGTATCGTTTCGTCGCCGTTCGGACCGGCGACGGCGACTCCCGGCCAGTTGTCGGTAATTCCCGCCGGGGCCGAGTAGTCGGTGTGACGGCCGGTATCGGCCTCGAGCCGGCCGACCGCGCCGCTATCGCCGGCGATCCAGACGACCTCGCCGCCAGCGGTCGCGTCGACGCCGCTGAGGTTCTCGCCCTCGGCGGCCGGGCCGTCCTCGAGGACGACCGTCCACTCGCCCTCGGCGGAGTCACCGTCGCCGGGGCCCGCAGCGAGGACCTGTCCGTCGTCGCCCACCGCGTAGACCGCTCCCGTTTCGGTGACGCAGACGTCCCGGAGCGTCGTTTCGGTGGGGACGTCGACGAGTTCCCAGCGCCGAGATCGCTCGGCCTGGGGCGCTCGGTCGGCTGCGGTCTCGCGGTCAGTCGCCGGGTCGGCGTTGCGACGCTGTTCCTTCGAAACAGTAGTAGCGCTGCCGGGTGCGCGGCTGGGTTCGGTGCCCTCCTCGTTCTCGGGCTCAGTGGTGGCCGCTGCCTCGGTGTCGCCTTCGGTTTCGGTGCGCTCGAGCGGCGCGGTCCCCGCCTCCGTCGCTCGCTCGTCGGTCGCGTCGGTCGCTGTGTCTCGCCGGCGGTCGGCTGCGGTATCGCCGTTGGACCGATCGGTCGACGGCTCGAGGACGTACAGCACGATCGGCGGCACGACGTAGGAGGCGAGCGCGAGCACGGCGAACCCGCGGTGGACGATCGTCAGCGTCCCGAAGGCGGTCATGCCGGCCGCCGCGACCGCGTGAACCCACGACTTCGCGTAGCGGCGAAAGAAGGGAACGAACCCGTCTCCGGTGCTCGAATCGTGGGTGGCCATTGGTGGAATCCGAGAGCTCGAATCCACCTATCCGACTGGCGATAAAAAGCGTGCTGCAGGCACGCGGCGACGGCGTGTGTCGGTCGAACGGTCCCCGCTGGACCTCCTCAGAACCCGTGGGTCTCGTCAATCAACACGAGCTGGGTCCGGTCGTCGATCCGCTCGTACTCGAGGGAGACCAGCTTGCCGACGACGCTGCCCTGGCCGTACACCTCTTCGGCGCGGGCGTCCTCGAGCGGATAGGCGAACTCGCGGACGCGCTCGACGGCCGTCTCCCAGTCGTCGACGATCTTGTTCGTGCTCCCGACCAGCAACAGGGTCTCCGCGCCGAAGGGCCACGCGCCGACGGCGTTGCCGAGCGCGTTCGCCCCGACCAGTTCGCCGCTCTCGGCGATCGCATTGACGCTGTCGATGAAAACGTCGGCGGTCGTCGCCTCCCGGCGCGCTCGGGATCGTTCCTCGTCGTCGTCGATCTCTCCGATCCGGTTTCCCAGGTAGTCGAAGCCGTCCGCGGCCTCGAGATCGTCGGTGACACCGATCTCCTCGAGCGTCGTCGAGTGGCCGTCCATCACGTCGGCTCCCGCCGGAATCTGCTCGCGGAGGTGCTCGCGGGCGGCCTCGCCGTCGTCGACGACGTGGACTGTGATGTTTCGATCCTCGACGTTCGAGACGACCGTCTCGATCGTTTCGTCGTCAGGGTCTCGATCGAAGCGCGATTCGTCGACCGCGAGTTCGTCCGCGAAATCGTTTTTCGTGTAGTAGTCGTCGCTCATCGGAGTATCGGCAATGCGACGGCTCGCGGGATCAAACCGGGGCACGCGAATACCGGCGACGAGGGCCGAGTGGGCTCGGACTACCGCCAGCGTTCGACGGTCTCGAGGGTCACGCTGAGGACGCCGTTGTTGTAGACGGCCTCGCGATCGTCGCCGAAGACGAGTTCGCGCGGGAGCGGCGTGACGATTCGTTCAGCGTCGTCGTTAGTGTCATGGTCAGCGCCGTCGGAGGCGACCCGGATCCGGAGGCGACGCGAGCCGACCTCGACCGTCACGTCCTCGAGGGCGGCGGGGGCGACGTCGACGGCGGCGCGTACCTCGTCGACCCGCCCGTCGTAGACGACCTGCGTGGGATACGGGAACGACGTCGTTTCGGGAGGCGAAGCGGAGGACACGGCCCCACGTTCCGACGACGGGCGGAAACGGATCCGGGTGGACAGTTGCGCGTTTGATAGTCGCGGTCCCGTCGCTGAAACCCATCTCCGCTGTCAGCACGCTTCGAAGCGCTTCTCGATTTCGCATCCTCCGAGTACGACACATCCTGCCACGCGACCCGTCAGAGATAGCCGAGATCCGCGAGCCGCTCTTTGGTCCCCGCTCGCATCTCGACCGCCTCCGACGCGCCGTCCTCCGATGCGCCGCCCTCCGACGAGTCATCCGCCGATCCGTCGGTCTTCTCGAACGGCTCGAAGCGCTCCTCGAGCCGCCTGCGAAGCGCTCGCACGCGCTGGGGCTCATCGTCGCTGATATCGGTCCGCTCGAGCGGGTCGGTCCGGACGCGGTGGCAGCGCTCGAAGCCGTCGTCGCCGCGGACGTACTTGTACTCGGCCGTGCGGACCGCCCGCAGCCGCCGGTCGAACTCCCGGACGCGGTCCGGAATCTCGCCGAAGCGGGCCTCGAGGCGCTCGATAGACGGTTGGGGAGCGACGTACTCCGCGAAGACGGCGTCGCGGGGCTCGGCGGCCGAATCGGGGTGGAGCGATCGACTCGACCACTGCTCGCGGAGCTCGGGGTCGTCGATTCCGGCCGTCTCGAGCAGCGTGGCTGGGAGGTCGAGCAACTGAACGAGATCCTGTCGTCGGCCGCCGCCGGCGCGGTGACCGCCGGTGAAGGGGCCGCCGTGGAACACGAGCGGGACGTTGAGCAGGGTGTCGTAGAGGTTGTACTGGTGGCCGAAGAAGCCGTGTTCGCCGATGTGCTCGCCGTGGTCGCCACAGACGACGAAGAGGGTGTCCTCCCACTCGCCGCTCTCCTCGAGTGCGGTTCGAAGCTGCCCGACCTGCTGGTCGACGTAGGCGAGCTCCGCCCGATACAGGCCGCGGAGGAGGGCGAACTCGTGGTCGGAGATGTAGTAGTCCTCGCAGTCGTAGGCGCGGGGATCCTGCCTGATCGCGGTCGCTTCCTCGTAGCTGGCACCGCGGGGGAGGAATCGCTCGGCGTACTCCCTGGGCGGATCGTACTGGACGTGGGGCTCGATGAAGTTACAGAACAGGAAGAACGGCCGGCCGTCGTCGCGGCTCCGGAGCCAGTCGGCGATCCAGTCGGTCGCTCGATCGGAGCCGTCGTCGCCGGCGGGCTGCAGGAGTTCGCTGTAGAGGATGTTGGCGGCGTTGACGAACGGGTTGCCGTCGAAGAGCCGGTTGCGGGTCGCGGTCAGTTTCTCACGGAGGTCTTCGCCGCGGACGACCGCGCCCATGTCGGCGTCGGACTGGATGTACTGCCAACCCTTGCGAAGGTCGTCGAATCCGCGGTCGAAGCCGAACTCCTCGGTGATCCAGGTGTTGTTCGAGACGCCGATCGTCTGAAATCCCGCGTCGGCGAAGGCCCCGGGGAGGGTTCGCAGCTCGTCGTCGAGATACGTGTGGCCGCCGTGCGTGCCGTGTTCGGAGGGGTACGTCCCGGTGAAAAACGACGCGTGAGAGGGGAGCGTCCAGGGCGCGGTCGCGAAGGCGTTCTCGAACGCGGTTCCCTCGTCGGCCAGCCGCGTTAGCGTCGGCGTCGGGTGTGCGCCGGCGGAATCGGCTTCGGCCGTGGCCGCCTCGTTGCCGGCCACGTCGTCCTCGGTCTCGGCCTTGGGGCGATCGGTCGGAAGCGGCTGCATTCCGACGCTTTTCGCCCGGGCCGTATCGAGAACGACGAGGACGACGTTCCGCACAGTGCTATATGACTCGGCATCACGTCCGTTAGAGTCCGACATTGGTGACTACTTCCACGGCAAGCAGGGAAGGTCACCGGGCCGGAGTATGCAGGGCTCTATCCGAAGATATCGTCCGCTTTTCGGGTGAAAACCGTCGATTTCGGCCGCGCTCGATATCGCCGCTGCCCGCTGAGCAGACTCCCGCTCCCGGCGCGGGTATTCATCTGCCGGTCGAATATTCATCCGATCGGACACCGTAGGTATCGTGAGCGGATCACTGGTGATCCGGCGGCACGCCAGCCGGCCGAGTAGCGGCTTGCCAGCGAGCCGATGTGACGGTCGAGGCTCACCAGCACTGTCGCTCGGAGGCTTTCCGATGACCACAAACCACGAAAACGACGCGGCGACGGACGATTTGATGGACACGTTCGACGACATCGACGACCTCGAGGATCTCGAGGAACTGGAGTCCCCGATCGGCGATGCCGCCTCGGTGGCGGCCGACGCGCTCGAGAGCGGGACGCTCCCGCTGATCGGCGGCGGACTCGCGCTAGTGGCTGCGATCCGATCGATGGCTGCGAATCGCCGGCGGGCGATTCCGCTCGCCATCGTCGGCACCGGGCTCGTCGGTTTCGGGCTCAGCAAACGTGGCTCGAGCGGCGAGCCCGCGACCGAGACCGATGTGCCGGACGTCGAAGCGGGGACCGACGGAAAGGAGACCGCGGACGAAGCCGGCGCCGCCGCCGAACGCGTCGATTCGGGGCGAGAATCCGAGATCCAGTCCGACGGTGATATCTCGGCGGAACCGGGGATCGACGATGCGGACGACTCGAGTTCCGAGATCGATTTCACTGAAGAGCCTGACGAGGACGAATCCCGGTCTCGACCCGATCTCGGGGCGGACGAGGAAGAGCCCCGACGCAAGACCGATACCGACGGGGTCGAGGTCGACGTCTCCGACTCGGCGATGGCCGACGAGACCAGCGAGGCGACGGGGCCGGATCCCACCCAGGCCCAGCCGACCCAGACTGAGGACACCGAACCGGAGGAGAGCCCCGCGGACGACGCCTCCCACATGAAGGTCGATCCGCCGGACGCGGACGAATCGGACTCGGAAACGAACGAGACTGACGCCGCGGACGCGACGGAGTCGGGCGAAAGCGAGCGGTAACCCCTTCTCGCGGCTGCGACTGGTGCCAGCGGAACTGGTCGCCGCTCGAGCGGTTGATCGCGGCTTTCTCGAGGGACTCGCTTCTCAGGGGTGGGCCAGGCCACCATCCACAGCGCGCGTGCCAGTAGCCTCGAAGCGAAGCGCGGGTCGGCAGTGACGGCCGAACTACCGCGACCGCGAGGGCACCCGTCCTCGGAGACTGTCGACGCGTTGGAGACGGTACAGCACGGGCGCGGTGACGAATGCGGCGACGATCACTCCGAGAGCGCCGCTGCCGGCGAGCACCAGCGCGGGCCAGTAGTAGCCCGAGAGGGCGACGAGGGATGCGATCACGGCGGCGACGACGACGGCTCTCGCGGTGAGGACGCGGCTGCTTCGGATCGGGCCGCGTCCGTCGTCCAGCGCTCGAGCGAGGAGGGCGAGTTGCCAGCCGGCGAGCGCGCCGAGGGACGTTCCGAACAGGAGGACGGCATCGGGATCGGTGTTACTCGTCACGAGGGCGACGGCGGCGAGGCCCGTCGCGAGTCCGAATCCGAGCGTGCCGCGGCGTCCAGGATAGCGATCCAGAAGTTGCCAGACGAGGAGCAGGAATACCAGTCCGACGGCGACGCCGGCGACGACGTCAACGAGGTAGTGGACGCCGAGACCGACCCGCGAGAGACAGACGGCGGTCACGAGCCCGGCGGCACCGAGGTATCGCTGTCGACGCGTGCCGACGGACAGATATTCGGCCAGACTGATGTAGACGACCGTTGTCATCAGTGCGTGGCCGCTCGGAAACCCGTAGCCGGTCGCCGTCGCAGTGGCCTGATACAGCGGATGGACCGTCTCCGGAAGCGCCCCGACCTCCACGAGCACCCGCTCCGGCCGCGGGAGCGCGAAGACGTGCTTCAGGCCCGTGATGAGCGAGAGCCCGGCGAGCAGCAGGCCGAACACGGCGGCGGCCTCGTCCCGGCGCGTCGTCGATACCCAGTAGACGGTCCCAACGACGAGGCCGAGAAACCAGACGTCCCCGAGTTGCGTCACCAGCCCGAGCAAGACGATG is a window encoding:
- a CDS encoding GNAT family N-acetyltransferase yields the protein MSTRKRTATRYTVRAFESDDRSAFLSLYESVFGHQRNADWFRWKFSENPYVDHVPILVAIEDGVPVGFRSFFAQEMRIGGVVRSAFQPCDTMVHPDHRGRGLFGRMNERAIERYTDGEPSFFFNFPNENSKPGNLAHGWREIGTVPAYYRPQNPISALGDRINAGPRRDVTDAQPTDDGPATAVTDTLEDAIATSQRASDRLLVESDSELEVEYYETPPAETLAAIYRRSIPEAIHTNRTAAFYRWRFDNPVHSYAAYVARRDGHPIAALVVSSGDEYARIIDTLPRTVESEPATLNRLLVSALGDCADRNYVEAFGETLPAPLRFRFYPDTRFPLSALIQPTSRTLLARNLGDEIDLESSSIASWTFSRLDLDTT
- a CDS encoding lactate utilization protein, whose product is MSDDYYTKNDFADELAVDESRFDRDPDDETIETVVSNVEDRNITVHVVDDGEAAREHLREQIPAGADVMDGHSTTLEEIGVTDDLEAADGFDYLGNRIGEIDDDEERSRARREATTADVFIDSVNAIAESGELVGANALGNAVGAWPFGAETLLLVGSTNKIVDDWETAVERVREFAYPLEDARAEEVYGQGSVVGKLVSLEYERIDDRTQLVLIDETHGF
- a CDS encoding Hsp20/alpha crystallin family protein gives rise to the protein MSSASPPETTSFPYPTQVVYDGRVDEVRAAVDVAPAALEDVTVEVGSRRLRIRVASDGADHDTNDDAERIVTPLPRELVFGDDREAVYNNGVLSVTLETVERWR
- a CDS encoding sulfatase, yielding MSDSNGRDAESYSTVRNVVLVVLDTARAKSVGMQPLPTDRPKAETEDDVAGNEAATAEADSAGAHPTPTLTRLADEGTAFENAFATAPWTLPSHASFFTGTYPSEHGTHGGHTYLDDELRTLPGAFADAGFQTIGVSNNTWITEEFGFDRGFDDLRKGWQYIQSDADMGAVVRGEDLREKLTATRNRLFDGNPFVNAANILYSELLQPAGDDGSDRATDWIADWLRSRDDGRPFFLFCNFIEPHVQYDPPREYAERFLPRGASYEEATAIRQDPRAYDCEDYYISDHEFALLRGLYRAELAYVDQQVGQLRTALEESGEWEDTLFVVCGDHGEHIGEHGFFGHQYNLYDTLLNVPLVFHGGPFTGGHRAGGGRRQDLVQLLDLPATLLETAGIDDPELREQWSSRSLHPDSAAEPRDAVFAEYVAPQPSIERLEARFGEIPDRVREFDRRLRAVRTAEYKYVRGDDGFERCHRVRTDPLERTDISDDEPQRVRALRRRLEERFEPFEKTDGSADDSSEGGASEDGASEAVEMRAGTKERLADLGYL
- a CDS encoding phosphatase PAP2 family protein, with the protein product MSRGLDWFDAFREVAPEWAIVLLGLVTQLGDVWFLGLVVGTVYWVSTTRRDEAAAVFGLLLAGLSLITGLKHVFALPRPERVLVEVGALPETVHPLYQATATATGYGFPSGHALMTTVVYISLAEYLSVGTRRQRYLGAAGLVTAVCLSRVGLGVHYLVDVVAGVAVGLVFLLLVWQLLDRYPGRRGTLGFGLATGLAAVALVTSNTDPDAVLLFGTSLGALAGWQLALLARALDDGRGPIRSSRVLTARAVVVAAVIASLVALSGYYWPALVLAGSGALGVIVAAFVTAPVLYRLQRVDSLRGRVPSRSR